In Halopseudomonas xinjiangensis, a single genomic region encodes these proteins:
- a CDS encoding AAA family ATPase, whose translation MKAERDPGINAVTDEQAVLEYYQLSHDPFAPRTPGFKFFTPQRKPVLAQLHHLARFGGQVLVVTGPRGSGKTLLRQALVASTNKDAAQCVVTSGREAESPAVLVATLCQAVGVSEKSVAALLERAEQMHDIGMQLYVVVDDAHLLDAESLQLLADLSQIDAKFAPKVFLFGEDVLAGTLVTADMADDQPWYHRISLQALSLEETREYLAQRLEGAGQSIELFSDAQVAWIHEESEGWPGRINEAAKRALQDDREDVAPVSARRTPIIPRRSLIALVLVSLGVIAAWMMGDNEPVEPSTTVLELPEPVPEVDMTSMAAPSSLPPSEPVDPMEAASDMPEDLALFEPPQDASAGSALADAPSSASPQTGTMQPSAAAEPEAAAAVAPEPVAVVEAPALQPQPPQQADPNPSAAPAATDASSWYRQQAGNRYVLQLLGSHSRQAALEFMSAHDLSDLHFFETRHEGKPWFVVTQGAYADRQQAQAAANQLPGPLRQLKPWPRTIASIQQSLP comes from the coding sequence ATGAAAGCAGAGCGGGACCCAGGCATCAACGCCGTCACTGATGAGCAAGCCGTGCTGGAATATTACCAGTTGAGTCATGATCCGTTTGCTCCGCGGACCCCGGGCTTCAAATTCTTCACGCCCCAGCGCAAACCGGTGCTGGCTCAGCTACATCATCTTGCGCGATTCGGCGGTCAGGTGCTGGTCGTCACGGGGCCGCGCGGAAGCGGAAAAACGCTGCTGAGGCAGGCGTTGGTAGCCAGTACCAACAAGGATGCAGCGCAATGTGTCGTCACATCCGGACGTGAAGCCGAATCTCCAGCTGTTCTGGTGGCTACCTTATGCCAGGCGGTGGGTGTGTCAGAGAAGTCGGTCGCGGCGTTGCTCGAGCGCGCCGAGCAGATGCACGACATAGGCATGCAGCTCTACGTTGTCGTGGACGATGCTCACCTGCTTGACGCCGAGTCGCTGCAGCTCCTCGCAGACCTCAGTCAGATTGATGCCAAATTCGCTCCGAAAGTATTCCTCTTCGGTGAGGACGTGCTGGCCGGCACCCTGGTGACGGCCGATATGGCAGACGACCAGCCCTGGTACCACCGCATCTCCCTGCAGGCCTTGAGCCTGGAAGAGACGCGAGAGTATCTGGCTCAGCGGCTCGAGGGCGCCGGACAGTCGATCGAGCTGTTCAGTGATGCGCAGGTAGCCTGGATCCATGAAGAAAGTGAAGGTTGGCCTGGGCGCATCAATGAAGCTGCCAAGCGTGCATTGCAAGATGATCGCGAAGATGTTGCGCCGGTCAGCGCTAGGCGCACGCCGATCATCCCCCGGCGTTCGCTGATTGCCCTGGTACTGGTATCGCTTGGCGTAATCGCTGCCTGGATGATGGGCGATAACGAGCCGGTCGAACCGAGCACGACAGTCCTCGAACTACCGGAGCCCGTACCAGAAGTGGACATGACATCGATGGCTGCCCCATCGTCTCTGCCGCCCAGCGAGCCGGTGGACCCCATGGAGGCTGCTTCGGACATGCCAGAAGACCTGGCATTGTTCGAGCCGCCACAGGACGCCAGTGCTGGCAGTGCCCTGGCGGATGCTCCGTCGTCCGCTTCGCCGCAGACCGGTACAATGCAGCCGTCGGCAGCAGCGGAGCCCGAAGCAGCGGCGGCCGTCGCGCCGGAGCCTGTCGCTGTCGTTGAAGCGCCAGCGCTGCAACCTCAGCCGCCGCAGCAAGCCGATCCCAATCCCTCCGCGGCACCCGCGGCGACTGACGCATCCTCCTGGTACCGTCAGCAGGCTGGCAATCGCTATGTACTGCAGTTGCTCGGATCCCACTCCAGGCAGGCAGCGCTTGAATTCATGTCTGCTCACGACTTGTCGGATCTGCACTTTTTCGAAACGCGCCATGAAGGCAAGCCCTGGTTCGTGGTAACCCAGGGCGCGTATGCAGACCGGCAGCAGGCGCAGGCAGCGGCAAATCAGCTTCCCGGCCCGCTGCGTCAGCTGAAACCCTGGCCGCGGACCATCGCCAGCATCCAGCAATCTCTGCCATAA
- the gltB gene encoding glutamate synthase large subunit, with protein MKAGLYQPDQFKDNCGFGLIAHMEGQPSHHLLQTAIEALTCMTHRGGINADGKTGDGCGLLIQKPDRFLRAIAQDELSVTLPEQYAVGMIFMSADQASTDAARQAFAQAFEEQGLTSLGWRPVPVDESVLGPLALSCMPRIEQVFVSGEGLDEQQFGIKLFFARRKAEMAMQTDENFYVCSLSHKVIAYKGLMMPADLGRFYPELSDQRMETAISVFHQRFSTNTLPKWPLAQPFRLLAHNGEINTITANRNWANARRNKFTNELLPDLESVSPVVNVTGSDSSSMDNMLELLINGGMDLFRAIRMVVPPAWQNVETMDADLRAFYEFNSMHMEAWDGPAGIVLTEGRYAVCLLDRNGLRPARYVVTKNGYITLASEIGVWDYQPEDVISKGRVGPGQILAVDTQTGEVLHTNDVEGRLKSRHPYRKWLRENALRIQATLDDRDHGSDFMEQERLKQYMKMFQVTFEERDQVLRPLAENGQEAVGSMGDDTPMAVLSGRVRSVYDYFRQQFAQVTNPPIDPLREAIVMSLETCLGAERNVFEETAEHANRAILSTPVISPAKWRTLMTLDRPGFANQVIDLNAPEGMPLNEAVTAIALQAEAAVREGKTLLVLSDRGIEQGKLPVHAALAVGAVHHHLVAQGLRCDCNILVETATARDPHHYAVLIGFGASAVYPYLAYEVLGDLIRTGEVIGDLYEVFKSYRKGISKGLLKILSKMGISTVVSYRGAQLFEAVGLADEIVDMCFRGVASRIQGARFSDLQAEQSLLAREAWNPRKAIQQGGLLKFVFGGEYHAYNPDVVRALQDAVQGDSYDKYLEYATLVNSRPVASLRDLLKVRDDQTAVALEQVEPLESIFKRFDSAGISLGALSPEAHEAIAEAMNRLGARSNSGEGGEDPARYRTERTSKIKQIASGRFGVTPEYLVNAEVLQIKVAQGAKPGEGGQLPGGKVNELIARLRYAVPGVTLISPPPHHDIYSIEDLAQLIFDLKQVNPSALVSVKLVAEPGVGTIAAGVAKAYADLITISGYDGGTGASPLTSIRYAGSPWELGLSEAHQTLRGNDLRGKVRVQTDGGLKTGLDVIKAAILGAESFGFGTAPMIALGCKYLRICHLNNCATGVATQNKYLRDNHYIGTVQMVMNFFTYVAMETREWMAKLGVTRLQDLIGRTDLLEILPGSTTKQQNLDLRPLLFSDAVPADKPQYCEQPRNRPFDQGLTAEKMVELARPAIDGLTGGEFEMNLTNCDRSIGARVSGEVAKLHGNQGMAKAPITFRFKGTAGQSFGVWNAGGLQMYLEGDANDYVGKGMTGGKLVIVPPKGSPFRSEQTSIIGNTCLYGATGGKLFAAGVAGERFAVRNSGCHAVIEGSGDHCCEYMTGGMVCVLGATGHNFGAGMTGGFAYVLDMDNSFFDKLNHELVELHRISSESMEAYRSHLTQVLTEYVAETDSAWGREVLENLDDFIRRFWLVKPKAASLRALLTTTLASPQ; from the coding sequence ATGAAAGCAGGTCTATACCAGCCTGATCAGTTCAAGGATAACTGTGGCTTCGGCTTGATCGCCCATATGGAAGGTCAGCCCAGTCACCACCTGCTGCAAACGGCCATTGAAGCTCTGACCTGCATGACCCATCGCGGCGGCATCAATGCTGACGGCAAGACCGGCGACGGCTGTGGCCTGCTGATTCAGAAGCCCGATCGCTTCTTGCGTGCCATCGCGCAGGACGAACTGTCCGTGACACTTCCGGAACAGTACGCGGTCGGCATGATCTTCATGAGCGCCGACCAGGCCTCTACCGACGCGGCCCGTCAAGCCTTTGCCCAGGCTTTCGAAGAGCAGGGACTGACTTCGCTGGGCTGGCGCCCGGTACCGGTCGACGAAAGTGTACTCGGACCGCTGGCGCTGAGCTGCATGCCGCGCATCGAGCAGGTTTTCGTTTCCGGCGAAGGGCTGGACGAGCAGCAGTTCGGCATCAAGTTGTTCTTCGCGCGTCGCAAGGCCGAAATGGCCATGCAGACGGATGAGAACTTCTATGTCTGCAGTCTTTCGCACAAGGTCATTGCCTATAAAGGTCTGATGATGCCGGCCGACCTGGGCCGCTTCTATCCGGAGCTGAGCGATCAGCGCATGGAGACCGCGATCAGCGTATTCCACCAGCGTTTCTCCACCAACACGCTGCCCAAGTGGCCGCTTGCCCAGCCTTTCCGGTTGCTCGCGCACAATGGTGAGATCAACACCATTACCGCCAACCGCAACTGGGCCAACGCACGGCGCAACAAGTTCACCAATGAACTGCTGCCTGATCTGGAAAGCGTCTCGCCGGTCGTCAACGTCACCGGCTCCGACTCGTCGAGCATGGATAACATGCTCGAGCTGCTCATCAACGGCGGAATGGACCTGTTCCGGGCGATCCGCATGGTGGTTCCGCCTGCATGGCAGAACGTGGAAACCATGGACGCAGATCTGCGTGCCTTCTACGAGTTCAACTCGATGCACATGGAAGCCTGGGATGGTCCCGCAGGCATCGTGTTGACCGAAGGACGCTACGCGGTCTGCCTGCTGGACCGCAACGGTCTGCGTCCGGCGCGCTACGTCGTCACCAAGAACGGCTACATCACCCTGGCGTCGGAGATCGGCGTGTGGGACTACCAACCCGAAGACGTGATCAGCAAGGGTCGTGTCGGCCCTGGCCAGATCCTCGCTGTGGATACCCAGACCGGCGAGGTGCTACACACCAACGATGTCGAAGGTCGCCTGAAGTCGCGCCACCCGTACCGCAAATGGCTGCGCGAGAACGCTCTGCGCATCCAGGCAACTCTGGATGACCGTGACCACGGCTCTGATTTCATGGAGCAGGAGCGTCTCAAGCAGTACATGAAGATGTTCCAGGTCACTTTCGAGGAGCGCGATCAGGTGCTGCGTCCTCTGGCCGAAAACGGCCAGGAAGCGGTCGGCTCGATGGGCGACGATACGCCCATGGCGGTGCTCTCCGGCCGAGTACGCTCGGTATACGATTATTTCCGCCAGCAGTTCGCGCAGGTTACCAACCCGCCGATCGACCCGCTGCGTGAAGCCATCGTCATGTCGCTGGAGACCTGTCTCGGCGCCGAGCGCAACGTGTTCGAGGAAACTGCCGAACACGCCAACCGGGCGATCCTCAGCACGCCGGTCATTTCGCCCGCGAAATGGCGCACCTTGATGACCCTCGACCGTCCCGGCTTTGCCAATCAGGTCATCGATCTGAACGCGCCGGAAGGCATGCCGCTGAACGAAGCAGTGACCGCTATCGCTCTGCAGGCCGAAGCGGCCGTGCGTGAGGGCAAGACCTTGCTGGTTCTCAGCGACCGAGGCATCGAGCAGGGCAAGTTGCCGGTTCATGCTGCGCTGGCTGTCGGCGCGGTGCATCATCACCTCGTCGCTCAGGGGCTGCGTTGTGACTGCAACATCCTGGTCGAAACTGCTACCGCGCGCGATCCGCATCATTACGCAGTATTGATTGGTTTCGGTGCTAGTGCGGTGTATCCGTACCTGGCATACGAAGTGCTGGGCGATCTGATTCGTACCGGTGAAGTCATCGGTGACCTCTACGAAGTCTTCAAGAGCTACCGCAAGGGCATCTCCAAAGGCTTGCTGAAGATCCTGTCGAAGATGGGCATCTCTACAGTGGTTTCCTACCGAGGCGCGCAGTTGTTCGAAGCAGTCGGCCTGGCCGACGAAATTGTCGATATGTGCTTCCGTGGCGTGGCCAGCCGCATTCAGGGTGCCCGTTTCAGCGATCTGCAGGCCGAGCAGAGTCTGCTGGCGCGCGAAGCCTGGAACCCGCGCAAGGCAATCCAGCAGGGCGGCTTGCTCAAGTTCGTCTTCGGCGGCGAGTACCATGCCTACAACCCGGACGTGGTCCGCGCGCTGCAGGACGCGGTTCAGGGCGACAGCTACGACAAGTACCTGGAATACGCCACGCTGGTTAACAGCCGCCCGGTCGCTTCGTTGCGTGACTTGTTGAAAGTCCGTGACGACCAGACTGCCGTCGCGCTGGAGCAGGTGGAGCCGCTCGAGAGTATCTTTAAGCGTTTCGATTCTGCAGGCATCTCGCTCGGCGCGCTCTCTCCGGAGGCGCACGAGGCGATCGCCGAGGCGATGAACCGCCTTGGCGCACGCTCCAACTCGGGTGAAGGTGGCGAGGATCCGGCGCGTTATCGCACCGAGCGTACCTCCAAGATCAAGCAGATCGCCTCCGGCCGCTTTGGCGTCACCCCGGAATACCTGGTCAACGCCGAGGTCCTGCAGATCAAGGTGGCGCAGGGTGCCAAGCCCGGCGAGGGCGGCCAGCTGCCCGGCGGCAAGGTCAACGAGCTGATCGCTCGGCTGCGTTATGCAGTGCCGGGCGTAACCCTGATTTCGCCGCCGCCGCACCATGACATCTACTCGATCGAAGATCTCGCACAGCTGATTTTCGATCTTAAGCAGGTCAACCCGAGCGCGCTGGTGTCGGTCAAGCTGGTTGCCGAGCCGGGCGTAGGGACCATCGCCGCTGGTGTGGCAAAAGCCTACGCCGATCTGATCACCATCTCGGGCTACGATGGCGGCACCGGTGCTTCTCCGCTGACCTCGATCCGCTATGCGGGCTCGCCATGGGAACTCGGTCTGTCCGAGGCACACCAGACTCTGCGCGGCAACGATCTGCGCGGTAAGGTGCGAGTGCAGACGGACGGCGGTCTGAAGACCGGCCTGGATGTGATCAAGGCGGCGATCCTTGGCGCCGAAAGCTTCGGCTTCGGTACCGCGCCGATGATCGCACTGGGCTGTAAATACCTGCGTATCTGCCATCTGAACAACTGCGCTACCGGCGTCGCGACGCAGAACAAGTATTTGCGCGACAACCATTACATCGGCACTGTGCAAATGGTGATGAACTTCTTCACCTACGTGGCGATGGAAACCCGGGAATGGATGGCCAAGCTGGGCGTTACTCGCCTGCAGGACCTGATCGGTCGCACTGACCTGTTGGAAATCCTGCCGGGCAGTACCACCAAACAGCAGAATCTCGATCTGCGTCCGTTGCTATTCAGCGATGCGGTCCCGGCGGACAAGCCGCAGTATTGCGAGCAGCCGCGCAACCGTCCGTTCGACCAGGGGCTAACTGCCGAGAAAATGGTCGAACTGGCGCGTCCCGCCATCGATGGTCTGACCGGTGGCGAGTTCGAAATGAACCTGACCAACTGTGACCGTTCCATCGGCGCCCGTGTCTCGGGGGAGGTCGCCAAGCTGCATGGCAACCAGGGTATGGCGAAGGCACCGATCACCTTCCGCTTCAAGGGCACTGCCGGCCAGAGCTTTGGCGTCTGGAACGCTGGCGGCTTGCAGATGTACCTGGAAGGCGATGCCAACGACTACGTAGGCAAGGGCATGACTGGCGGCAAGCTGGTCATCGTGCCGCCGAAAGGCAGCCCGTTCCGCTCCGAGCAGACGTCGATCATCGGCAATACCTGTCTCTATGGCGCGACCGGCGGCAAGCTGTTTGCTGCGGGTGTTGCTGGCGAGCGTTTCGCCGTGCGCAACTCCGGTTGCCACGCGGTGATCGAGGGCTCCGGTGACCATTGCTGCGAGTACATGACCGGGGGCATGGTCTGCGTACTGGGCGCTACCGGTCACAACTTTGGTGCCGGCATGACCGGTGGTTTCGCCTACGTGCTGGACATGGACAACAGCTTCTTCGACAAGCTCAACCATGAACTGGTCGAGCTGCACCGTATCAGCAGCGAGTCGATGGAGGCTTATCGCAGCCATCTGACACAGGTGCTCACTGAGTACGTGGCCGAGACCGATAGCGCCTGGGGACGTGAAGTGCTGGAGAATCTGGATGACTTCATTCGCCGGTTCTGGCTGGTCAAACCGAAAGCCGCGAGCCTGCGTGCATTGTTGACCACCACGCTGGCGAGCCCGCAGTAA